CTGCCAAGCAGATTTTAGTTGGTCTATATCGAAATCGTTATTAGGCATGTTGCGTCATTAGTTCTTTTAGAGTTTTTTTCAATCTATTCATTTTTACGCGCGCATTAACTTCTGTAATACCGAGCGTTTCAGCAATTTCTTTATACGAAACATCGTCCAGATACATCATAACAATTGCACGTTCTACATTTGGAAGAAGTTTGATAACCTTGTAGAGTAACGAAATTTGTGCTTGTTTTTCCTCATCTTCATCTTGTTTGTAATTAAAATGAACTTCGTCTAACTCGTCAGTAAGAGGCGATTTTGTTTTTTTTCGAAATAAAGTAATGGCTGTATTAAGCGCAACACGATACATCCATGTAGATATTTTGGAATTTCCTTTGAAAGAATCGTACGAGCGCCACAATTGCAAAACAATTTCCTGAAAAAGATCTTGCTCATCTTCAATAGAATTGGTGTACAATCGTGAAACCTTAATGA
This genomic stretch from Chryseobacterium sp. POL2 harbors:
- a CDS encoding RNA polymerase sigma factor, whose amino-acid sequence is MDSKQKEFSQLIKNNQGLIIKVSRLYTNSIEDEQDLFQEIVLQLWRSYDSFKGNSKISTWMYRVALNTAITLFRKKTKSPLTDELDEVHFNYKQDEDEEKQAQISLLYKVIKLLPNVERAIVMMYLDDVSYKEIAETLGITEVNARVKMNRLKKTLKELMTQHA